DNA sequence from the Nicotiana tomentosiformis chromosome 3, ASM39032v3, whole genome shotgun sequence genome:
AAGATTGTTCCTGTTTTAACTCATGCTTTACTTTAAATtttagtatatggcacctaagaaaaaggcaagaactggccaaagagccaatgtaacaccaggagtgacagttgatcctatatttgatgatgcgaCTGAGAACCCAAGTAGTGAGagtattcctccagttactacaatgcatgattctactacaactgatcaaaccgcacttgtccctacacctactgagggtgcaacggtccctctgACTGATATACCGGTTCCACCTCCAGTTACAGATCCCGATTCTAGTGTTtatgatgttgatcttaggggatccATAcatatgttggctcagatagtggcttcccagacccagaGATCAAATGTGGCACCCAGTACTTCCAGTCAGctaggggattctactagttccagggtgaactgctttctccagttggatcctccagtgttcacgggtactaacctagaggaggatccccaggacttcattgataagatgcacaagactctccgagttatgcgtgctactgagatgaAGGCAGTGGAATTATCCTCCTACCGCCTGAaggaggtggcatattcttggtttgaactatgagaggagtcccgtgaagaagggagccctccggcgaggcgcagtgagtttgccgatgccttcattgatcatttcttgcctgcccagactaaggcagcccatgctgctgagtttgagaacctgaggtaaggtagcctgagtgtgtagGATTACCACATGAGATTCACGTAcatgtccaagtatgctatttacatgttgcctattatggaggctagagtgcgccggtttgaacaaggccttagccctttggtaattaatgaggccgctacaacatccttgaattatgatatgaaatatagaaagatggtggcattcgctcaggCCACAAAAACCCGCAAATTGAATAACAAAATGGAGCGAATAGGCAGTAATAAGGCCCAGTCTgcaggcaactttggtggttcttctggtggagGTAGGTCAGCCTTTaggggagggtcgtcagggccatcacagtcctttgctcagtcttaggctagtgcaccgccatcagggcccagCCAGCAATAgtagtggagccgtttcaggcccagtcagggcaacaggggatcctacCATCAGcgtcgtcatggtggtagattccagcagcagaggaggcccccatgtcctaggtgtggaaagatgtacctaggaatatgctacatggacttacccatatgctacggatgcagattgaggggtcacattcagagggattgccgtTTGTCCCGCTAGGGTGCGGGCAGGTGCATGGCACAGctagccagttctgcagctactacatctgcagtacctcctccagctcgaggaaCCCCAAGACCCGctgggcgtggtgcagctaggggtggagcacagagttcgggaggatctgaccctttctatgctatgaggggtctcCAGAATTCAAAGGCTTCTacagatgttgtcacatgtatattaactgtccaatctcatgatgtgtattcCCTTATtaatcccggttccactttgtcatatgcacaccttatgttgctatggaaattgggatagaaccggaacaacttcatgagccattctctgtatgTACTCCGGTTGgagagtctattttggccgcacaggtttatagggattgtgttgtcacgttgtaTGGTCGAGGCACCATGGacaatctcattgaattgggaatgattgattttgatgtgataataatggggatggattggctttattcttatttttccgagcttgattgccgaaccaggactgttaggttcgaatatCCAAATGATCCAGTTATTCAGTGGAatggtgatgatgtagtgccgaatggtaggtttatttattatcttaaggccacgaaaatgatcagcaaggggtgtatttaccatttatTCCGGGTTACAGAcatcgatgctgaggcacctacacttgagtctgtgtcTGTTGTAAATGAATTTCTGGGAGTATTTCCGGATGAGCTCGCTGGGATCCCACCTGAtagagagattgattttgggattgatgtgattccagacacgcatcctatatctattccaccctacagaatgacACCGACAtaattgaaggagttaaaggaacaattgagagatttgttagaaaagggtttcatccggccaagtgtgtcaccttggggcgcgtcggtcctttttgtaagaaagaaagataggtcattgagaatgtgtattgactatcgacaactttacaaagtcacaatcaagaataaatacccactgccaaggatagatgacttgtttgaccaattacaaggtgctaagtacttctccaaaattgatttacgatccaagtatcaccaattgaagatcagggagcaggatgttcCAAAAAGAGCTTTTAGAACCCGacatgggcactttgaatttttggtaatgtcttttgggctaacaaattccctagcagctttcatggatcttatgaaccgagttttcaagtcgttcctcgattcttttgtgatagtgttcattgactatattcttgtatattcacaaagttgagaggaccatgctgatcatcttagggtagttctgcaaaccctatatcagcacgagttatatgcaaagttttcaaagtatgaattttggattgaatctatcacattcttgggtcatgtcgtctctagtgaaggaattaaggttgatcctcagaaaattacagctatgaagaattggccgaggcctacaactccaacagagatttgtAGTTTCTTATGCTTAGCGGGGTATTACACAAAGTTTGTGGAAGGGTTCTcaactcttgcctctccattgactaaattgacgcagaaggcaattaagttccaattgTCAGATGCATTTGAAAGGGGTTTCCAGGAATtaaaagcaagattgactacgacaccggtgttgaccttacAGAGGGtgcagatggatttgtggtatattgtgatgcttcaagaatttggcttgggtgtgtattaatgcaacatggcaagctgatagcttatgcttctaggcaactcaagaatcatgaaaagaactatctaacacatgacttagaacttgcggcggtggtatttgcattgaaatttggcgtcattatttatatcgtgtccatgttgatatattcacggactaTAAGAGACTTTGATATATTTTCacgcagaaggaattgaatctgaggtagagaagatgacttgagttactcaaggactacgacattgatattctatatcatccgaggaaggctaatgttgtggcggatgctcttagccaaaaatctatgggtagtttagcacacttggaggtatatcaacGGTCATTGgctaaggaagttcaccgattggctagttttggagttcgtcttgcgaactctagtgaaggaggggtaattgtgaaaaatagggctgaatcatcgcttgttgtggaagtcaaagagaagcaatac
Encoded proteins:
- the LOC138907825 gene encoding uncharacterized protein produces the protein MVAFAQATKTRKLNNKMERIGSNKAQSAGNFGGSSGGEPEQLHEPFSVCTPVGESILAAQVYRDCVVTLYGRGTMDNLIELGMIDFDVIIMGMDWLYSYFSELDCRTRTVRFEYPNDPVIQWNGDDVVPNGRFIYYLKATKMISKGCIYHLFRVTDIDAEAPTLESVSVVNEFLGVFPDELAGIPPDREIDFGIDVIPDTHPISIPPYRMTPT
- the LOC138907824 gene encoding uncharacterized protein, whose protein sequence is MAPKKKARTGQRANVTPGVTVDPIFDDATENPSSESIPPVTTMHDSTTTDQTALVPTPTEGATVPLTDIPVPPPVTDPDSSVYDVDLRGSIHMLAQIVASQTQRSNVAPSTSSQLGDSTSSRVNCFLQLDPPVFTGTNLEEDPQDFIDKMHKTLRVMRATEMKAVELSSYRLKEVAYSWFEL